The proteins below are encoded in one region of Terriglobales bacterium:
- the rplV gene encoding 50S ribosomal protein L22, whose translation MEFRAEARYIRVSPQKARLVLNAIKGQRAEDAITTLAFMKKGIAPTVGKLLRSAVENANYLSTEKGLDVELDNLFVKDAVANDGPRMKRIRPAPMGRAYRYQRRISHLIIVLGEKRAKEATATVVGEEEATPKKAAPKKRAPAKKAVAKKKTAAKKSTAKAKK comes from the coding sequence ATGGAATTCAGAGCTGAAGCACGATATATCCGGGTGTCGCCGCAGAAGGCGCGCCTCGTGCTGAATGCCATCAAGGGACAGCGCGCTGAAGATGCGATCACGACCCTGGCATTCATGAAGAAGGGCATTGCGCCCACGGTTGGAAAACTGCTCCGGTCGGCGGTGGAAAACGCCAACTACCTGAGCACGGAGAAGGGTCTCGACGTCGAACTCGACAACCTGTTCGTGAAGGACGCCGTGGCTAATGACGGTCCGCGCATGAAGCGCATCCGTCCGGCACCCATGGGCCGCGCCTATCGCTACCAGCGGCGTATCTCGCACCTGATCATCGTGTTGGGCGAGAAGCGCGCGAAGGAAGCGACGGCCACCGTGGTCGGCGAGGAAGAAGCGACGCCGAAGAAGGCCGCTCCGAAGAAGCGCGCGCCGGCAAAGAAGGCCGTTGCGAAGAAGAAGACTGCCGCCAAGAAGTCGACGGCAAAGGCTAAGAAATAG
- the rpsH gene encoding 30S ribosomal protein S8, whose product MTDPVADFLTRVRNAIKAKQQKVDVPASKLKAEIARILKEEGYISNFKATEENGQKLLRVYLKYSNSNEAAISNLERVSKPGCRVYVGRTEIPRVLGGLGINILTTPRGVMTGREARKQGVGGEILCQVW is encoded by the coding sequence ATGACCGATCCGGTCGCAGATTTCCTGACTCGCGTTCGTAACGCGATCAAGGCGAAACAACAGAAGGTAGATGTACCGGCCTCGAAGCTGAAGGCGGAAATCGCCCGCATCCTCAAGGAAGAGGGCTATATCTCGAACTTCAAGGCCACCGAAGAGAACGGGCAGAAACTGCTGCGCGTGTACCTGAAGTACAGCAACAGCAACGAAGCCGCCATCTCGAACCTGGAGCGCGTATCCAAGCCGGGCTGCCGTGTGTACGTCGGCCGCACGGAGATTCCGCGCGTGCTGGGCGGATTGGGGATCAACATCCTCACGACTCCGCGTGGCGTGATGACCGGCCGTGAAGCCCGCAAGCAGGGCGTTGGCGGCGAGATCCTCTGCCAGGTTTGGTAA
- the rpmC gene encoding 50S ribosomal protein L29, with protein MAKAVDKIRNTTDAELNHQERDLQDQLFRLKFQMSMGQTESLKKIRQLRKDIARVKTIQRERTLAGEKK; from the coding sequence ATGGCAAAAGCAGTCGACAAGATTCGCAATACAACTGACGCCGAACTGAACCACCAGGAACGCGATCTTCAGGACCAGTTGTTTCGCCTGAAGTTCCAGATGTCCATGGGACAGACGGAAAGCCTGAAAAAAATCCGCCAGCTCCGCAAGGACATCGCGCGGGTAAAGACCATTCAGCGCGAGCGTACCCTCGCCGGGGAGAAGAAATAA
- the rpsJ gene encoding 30S ribosomal protein S10 encodes MIGKERIRIRLKAYDYRILDQSTGEIVETARRTGAQIAGPIPLPTVKNKYCVLRSPHVDKKSREAFEIRTHKRLLDILEPTQQTVDALMKLDLPAGVDVEIKAFGK; translated from the coding sequence ATGATTGGAAAAGAAAGAATTCGCATCCGGTTGAAAGCTTACGACTACCGCATCCTGGATCAGTCCACGGGTGAAATCGTGGAAACCGCTCGTCGTACGGGCGCCCAGATTGCGGGTCCGATTCCGCTACCGACCGTGAAGAACAAGTACTGCGTGCTGCGCTCGCCCCACGTTGACAAGAAGTCGCGTGAAGCGTTCGAAATCCGCACGCACAAGCGCTTGCTCGACATCCTTGAACCCACGCAGCAGACGGTGGACGCGCTCATGAAGCTCGATCTTCCCGCGGGTGTGGACGTCGAAATCAAGGCATTCGGAAAATAA
- the rpsS gene encoding 30S ribosomal protein S19: MRSMKKGPFIDQHLVVKINGMNERNEKKVIRTWSRRSTIIPEMVGHTVAVHNGKKFIPVYVTENMVGHKLGEFSQTRTFKGHSVKAATETAAKPAK, encoded by the coding sequence ATGCGTTCGATGAAAAAAGGGCCGTTCATTGACCAGCACTTGGTCGTCAAGATCAATGGCATGAACGAGCGCAATGAGAAGAAGGTGATCCGGACCTGGTCGCGGCGTTCGACGATCATCCCCGAAATGGTCGGCCACACGGTTGCGGTGCACAACGGGAAGAAGTTCATCCCCGTGTACGTGACGGAAAACATGGTAGGCCACAAGCTGGGCGAGTTTTCGCAGACCCGCACCTTCAAAGGACACTCGGTGAAAGCCGCAACCGAAACCGCGGCGAAGCCGGCGAAATAA
- a CDS encoding 50S ribosomal protein L23, producing the protein MKSPYQIIRKPVITEKGLGVKETEGTLVFQVAPSATKTEIKQAVQAIFKVKVDSVRTANFPGKERRRGKFAGYRPDWKKAYVRLKSGEKMPEYAQNL; encoded by the coding sequence ATGAAGTCGCCCTACCAGATCATTCGCAAGCCGGTGATCACCGAAAAGGGTCTCGGCGTTAAGGAAACGGAAGGCACGCTGGTGTTCCAGGTGGCTCCGAGCGCGACCAAGACCGAGATCAAGCAGGCCGTGCAGGCCATCTTCAAGGTGAAGGTGGATTCGGTGCGGACCGCGAACTTCCCCGGGAAGGAACGCCGCCGCGGCAAGTTCGCCGGCTACCGTCCGGATTGGAAGAAGGCGTACGTGCGGTTGAAGTCCGGCGAAAAAATGCCGGAATACGCGCAGAACCTGTAA
- the tuf gene encoding elongation factor Tu, which produces MDGAILVVAATDGPMPQTREHVLLARQVGVPYIVVALNKCDAVDDPELLDLVELEVRELLKSYQFPGDDLPVVRLSALGALNGEEKWEKQIDELMEAVDKNVPLPARDVDKPFLMPIEDIFSISGRGTVVTGRIERGKVKVGEEVEIVGFRETRKTVVTGVEMFKKQLDEGMAGDNAGLLLRGIPKEDVERGMVLAKTASITPHTKFSGKVYVLSKEEGGRHTPFFKGYRPQFYFRTTDVTGVAELPAGTEMVMPGDNVDLVIELITPVAMEKGLRFAIREGGRTVGAGTISDIIK; this is translated from the coding sequence GATGGATGGAGCGATCCTGGTGGTGGCAGCGACCGACGGTCCGATGCCGCAGACGCGTGAGCACGTGCTGCTGGCGCGCCAGGTGGGTGTGCCTTACATCGTGGTGGCGCTGAACAAGTGCGACGCCGTGGATGATCCGGAGCTGCTGGACCTGGTGGAACTGGAAGTTCGCGAACTGCTGAAGTCGTACCAGTTCCCGGGCGACGATCTGCCGGTGGTTCGTCTTTCGGCGCTGGGCGCTTTGAATGGCGAAGAGAAGTGGGAGAAGCAGATCGACGAGTTGATGGAAGCGGTGGACAAGAACGTGCCGTTGCCGGCGCGTGATGTGGACAAGCCGTTCCTGATGCCGATCGAAGACATCTTCTCGATCTCGGGCCGCGGCACGGTGGTTACGGGCCGTATCGAGCGTGGCAAGGTGAAGGTGGGCGAGGAAGTCGAGATTGTGGGCTTCCGCGAGACCAGAAAGACGGTTGTCACGGGCGTGGAAATGTTCAAGAAGCAGCTGGACGAAGGCATGGCGGGCGACAACGCCGGCTTGTTGCTGCGCGGTATACCGAAGGAAGACGTGGAGCGCGGGATGGTGCTGGCGAAGACGGCCTCGATCACGCCGCACACGAAGTTCTCGGGCAAGGTTTATGTGTTGTCGAAAGAAGAAGGTGGACGTCATACGCCGTTCTTCAAGGGCTACCGTCCGCAGTTCTACTTCCGGACGACGGACGTGACGGGCGTGGCGGAGTTGCCGGCGGGCACGGAGATGGTGATGCCGGGCGACAACGTGGACCTGGTGATCGAGTTGATCACGCCAGTGGCGATGGAGAAGGGCTTGCGCTTTGCGATCCGCGAAGGCGGACGCACGGTGGGCGCAGGCACCATCAGCGACATCATTAAGTAG
- the rplC gene encoding 50S ribosomal protein L3: MAVTGILGKKVGMTQLFDNDGNVRPATIIQAGPCIVTSRKTATKDGYDAAQIGLVEFVKESKLNKPERGHLSKNDLPPVKFMREVALEVAEGDGEHTKVGDRVLVDIFDGEKFVDIVGISKGRGFAGVVKRHHFAGGPKSHGSMFTINGSIGSSAYPSRVFPGMRMAGHMGVAKVTVRNLRVLGVDKDENLLVVNGAVPGPNGGYVVVTKSKKPPRERRGFQEAGGPINPLKASKRATKKK, from the coding sequence ATGGCAGTCACAGGAATTCTAGGTAAGAAAGTCGGGATGACGCAGCTGTTCGATAACGACGGCAACGTGCGTCCGGCAACGATCATCCAGGCGGGTCCGTGCATCGTGACCAGCCGCAAGACCGCCACGAAAGACGGCTATGACGCCGCCCAGATCGGTCTGGTCGAGTTCGTGAAGGAATCGAAGCTGAACAAGCCAGAGCGCGGGCACCTTTCGAAGAATGACCTGCCGCCGGTGAAGTTCATGCGCGAGGTCGCGCTCGAAGTTGCCGAAGGCGATGGCGAGCACACCAAGGTTGGCGATCGCGTGTTGGTGGATATCTTCGATGGCGAGAAGTTTGTGGACATCGTCGGCATCAGCAAGGGACGCGGTTTCGCGGGTGTCGTGAAGCGGCATCATTTCGCGGGCGGACCGAAGTCGCACGGCTCGATGTTCACGATCAACGGTTCGATCGGCTCGTCGGCATATCCGTCACGCGTGTTCCCCGGAATGCGCATGGCCGGTCATATGGGTGTGGCAAAGGTTACGGTTCGCAACCTGCGCGTTCTCGGGGTGGATAAAGACGAGAACCTGCTGGTGGTCAACGGTGCGGTCCCGGGACCGAACGGCGGATACGTGGTAGTTACGAAGTCAAAGAAACCACCGAGAGAGCGTCGCGGATTCCAGGAAGCGGGTGGTCCGATCAACCCGTTGAAGGCTTCGAAGCGCGCAACCAAGAAGAAGTAG
- the rplE gene encoding 50S ribosomal protein L5, whose amino-acid sequence MADEKKQKQQKPQQQGGGKKAKGADAPAAVEGGRPKASSRHTARMREKYLKEVAPALLKEFDLKNAMAVPRLEKVVINMGVGEATQNAKLLDPAVNELTAITGQKAVVTKAKKSIAAFKVREGMPIGTMVTLRGDRMYEFLDRLINVALPRVRDFRGVSGKSFDGRGNYTLGLRDQLIFPEIDYAKVEKLKGMNITIVTTARNDEQARALLRHMGMPFRQ is encoded by the coding sequence ATGGCAGACGAGAAGAAACAGAAACAGCAGAAGCCGCAGCAGCAAGGCGGCGGCAAGAAAGCCAAGGGCGCGGATGCCCCGGCGGCGGTCGAAGGCGGTCGCCCGAAGGCGTCGAGCCGTCATACGGCCCGCATGCGCGAGAAGTATCTGAAGGAAGTCGCTCCGGCCCTGCTGAAGGAATTTGACCTGAAGAACGCCATGGCGGTGCCGAGGCTGGAAAAGGTCGTCATCAACATGGGCGTGGGCGAAGCGACGCAAAATGCGAAGCTGCTCGATCCCGCGGTGAACGAGTTGACGGCGATCACCGGCCAGAAGGCCGTGGTCACCAAGGCGAAGAAATCCATCGCGGCTTTCAAAGTCCGCGAGGGTATGCCGATCGGCACCATGGTCACCTTGCGTGGCGACCGCATGTACGAGTTCCTCGACCGGTTGATCAATGTGGCCCTGCCCCGTGTCCGCGACTTTCGCGGCGTGAGTGGCAAGTCATTCGATGGCCGTGGCAATTACACGCTCGGCCTGCGCGACCAGTTGATCTTCCCGGAGATTGACTACGCCAAGGTTGAAAAGCTGAAGGGCATGAACATCACCATCGTGACCACGGCGCGCAACGATGAACAAGCGCGTGCGCTGCTGAGACACATGGGCATGCCGTTCCGGCAGTAG
- the rpsQ gene encoding 30S ribosomal protein S17, with product MADTTTKQPGIRKTVVGNVVSTKMQKTIVVEVERRKAHPLYRRVIRMTKKFYAHDENNTARVGDVVRLEETRPLSKLKRWKLQEVIRRSSLAEVAEKEPTGTPAA from the coding sequence ATGGCTGATACAACAACGAAACAGCCCGGCATCCGCAAGACGGTGGTCGGCAACGTGGTTTCGACCAAGATGCAGAAGACGATCGTGGTGGAAGTGGAGCGCCGCAAGGCTCACCCGCTTTACCGCCGCGTGATCCGCATGACCAAGAAGTTCTACGCGCACGACGAGAACAACACCGCGCGCGTGGGCGATGTGGTGCGGCTCGAGGAAACGCGTCCGCTCTCGAAACTGAAGCGCTGGAAGCTCCAGGAAGTGATTCGCCGCTCCTCGCTGGCGGAAGTAGCGGAAAAGGAACCAACAGGCACCCCGGCGGCGTAA
- the rplD gene encoding 50S ribosomal protein L4, with translation MATIDVLDLSGKKVGTMDLADEVFGAVNEDLLWEAVKHYRAGERAGTHATKNRKLVSGSGKKLWRQKGTGRARIGSIRSPLWRHGGTVHGPQPRSYDYTFPRKKLLGALRSALAAKLSDGKLTVLESFTLDDHKTKAFRQALDKLNVESTALLVDGSEENRNLELSARNLEGVELVKSIEVHPYHLLRYDRAIFSRPALEKLQNSLKASAPKRKAEVA, from the coding sequence ATGGCAACGATTGATGTTTTAGATCTGAGCGGCAAGAAGGTCGGCACCATGGACCTGGCCGACGAAGTCTTCGGAGCGGTAAACGAAGACCTGCTGTGGGAAGCGGTGAAGCACTACCGCGCCGGCGAACGTGCCGGAACCCATGCCACCAAGAATCGCAAGCTGGTCAGCGGTTCGGGCAAGAAACTGTGGCGGCAGAAGGGAACGGGCCGGGCGCGTATCGGTTCGATCCGCTCGCCACTGTGGCGTCACGGCGGCACGGTTCACGGACCGCAGCCCCGCTCGTACGACTACACTTTCCCGCGCAAAAAGCTGCTGGGTGCATTGCGCTCGGCGCTGGCGGCAAAGCTGTCGGACGGTAAGTTGACGGTGCTCGAGAGCTTCACGCTCGACGACCACAAGACGAAGGCGTTCCGCCAGGCTCTCGACAAGCTGAACGTGGAATCGACGGCGTTGCTGGTGGATGGATCGGAAGAGAATCGCAACCTGGAATTGAGCGCGCGGAACCTGGAAGGCGTGGAACTGGTGAAGAGCATTGAAGTGCATCCGTATCACCTGCTCCGCTACGACCGCGCGATCTTCTCCCGCCCGGCGCTGGAGAAGTTGCAGAACTCGCTGAAGGCCTCGGCGCCCAAGCGTAAGGCGGAGGTGGCCTAA
- the rplX gene encoding 50S ribosomal protein L24 — translation MATATVTPTKHKHFNIKRNDTVKVISGRDAGKEGRVLRVFAKSNRVLVEHVMMVKKHVRPNPQRNIKGGIAEQETPISVSNVMVVCKSCNRPVRVGHEIRGNKKVRVCRKCNAALD, via the coding sequence ATGGCGACAGCGACAGTTACACCGACGAAGCACAAGCATTTCAACATCAAGCGCAACGACACCGTGAAGGTGATCTCGGGGCGCGACGCCGGTAAGGAAGGCCGTGTTCTTCGGGTCTTTGCCAAGTCCAATCGCGTGCTGGTTGAGCACGTCATGATGGTGAAGAAGCACGTGCGTCCGAACCCGCAGCGCAACATCAAGGGCGGCATCGCCGAGCAGGAGACCCCGATTTCGGTTTCCAACGTGATGGTAGTTTGCAAGAGCTGCAACCGTCCGGTGCGCGTGGGCCACGAAATTCGTGGCAATAAGAAAGTTCGCGTTTGCCGTAAGTGCAACGCGGCACTCGACTAA
- the rplP gene encoding 50S ribosomal protein L16, protein MPKKVKYRKQQRGRMRGKAWRGSSLSFGDFGLKVLEPGYITDRQIEASRVAMTRFIKRGGKIWIRLFPDKPVTKKPAETRMGKGKGAPDHWVAVVRPGKILFEMEGVSTADAQQAMKLAAHKLPLRTEFVTRATTV, encoded by the coding sequence ATGCCGAAGAAAGTTAAGTACCGCAAGCAGCAGCGCGGACGCATGCGCGGCAAGGCGTGGCGCGGATCATCGCTGTCGTTTGGCGACTTCGGGTTGAAGGTCCTGGAGCCGGGCTACATCACTGACCGGCAGATCGAAGCCAGCCGTGTGGCGATGACCCGTTTCATCAAGCGCGGCGGCAAGATCTGGATCCGCCTCTTCCCCGACAAGCCGGTCACCAAGAAGCCGGCCGAAACCCGTATGGGAAAGGGCAAGGGCGCGCCTGATCATTGGGTCGCCGTCGTTCGCCCGGGCAAGATCCTGTTCGAGATGGAAGGTGTCTCGACGGCCGATGCGCAGCAGGCGATGAAGCTGGCGGCGCACAAGCTGCCGTTGCGCACGGAGTTCGTTACCCGCGCAACCACCGTTTAA
- the rplB gene encoding 50S ribosomal protein L2, with the protein MAIKTYRPITPTLRFKTTLVNAELTTDRPHKALLEPKKRSGGRRNSGDITSRFIGGGHKKQYRVIDFKRDKAGIPATVASIEYDPNRSARIALLSYADGEKRYILQPDGLKVGQKILSGPDADILVGNALPLKNIPAGTVVHNIELKPGKGAQMARSAGAQAQLVAKEGDYALLKLPSGETRRVMLDCMATVGQVGNLDHENVSIGKAGRTRWMGKKPHNRGVAMNPVDHPHGGGEGKTSGGRHPVTPWGQPTRGYKTRNNKRTDKFIVGRKK; encoded by the coding sequence ATGGCAATTAAGACATACAGACCGATTACCCCGACGCTGCGGTTCAAGACGACTCTGGTCAACGCGGAACTCACGACCGATCGTCCCCATAAGGCGTTGCTCGAGCCGAAAAAGCGCTCCGGTGGACGCCGTAATTCCGGCGACATTACTTCGCGTTTCATCGGTGGCGGACACAAGAAGCAGTACCGCGTGATCGACTTCAAGCGCGACAAGGCCGGCATTCCCGCGACGGTGGCTTCGATCGAATACGATCCAAACCGCTCCGCGCGCATCGCCCTGTTGAGCTACGCGGATGGCGAGAAGCGCTACATCCTTCAGCCCGATGGACTGAAGGTGGGCCAGAAGATCCTGAGCGGCCCGGATGCCGACATCCTGGTGGGCAATGCGCTGCCGCTGAAAAACATCCCCGCCGGTACGGTGGTGCACAACATCGAGTTGAAGCCCGGAAAAGGCGCGCAGATGGCGCGTTCCGCGGGTGCGCAGGCGCAGTTGGTGGCAAAGGAAGGCGACTACGCGCTCCTGAAGTTGCCTTCGGGCGAGACTCGCCGCGTGATGCTCGACTGCATGGCGACCGTCGGCCAGGTAGGCAATCTCGATCACGAGAACGTCTCGATCGGCAAGGCCGGACGCACGCGCTGGATGGGCAAGAAGCCGCACAACCGCGGCGTGGCCATGAACCCGGTCGACCATCCGCACGGCGGCGGTGAAGGCAAGACCTCCGGCGGACGTCACCCGGTGACTCCGTGGGGCCAGCCGACCCGCGGCTACAAGACCCGTAACAACAAGCGCACCGACAAGTTCATCGTGGGTCGCAAGAAGTAA
- the rpsC gene encoding 30S ribosomal protein S3 → MGQKVHPYGFRLGVIKPWKSRWFVERDYDKLLLEDMKLKNELKDKLKSAGVSSVEIERPGNKLRIIIRTARPGIIIGRKGTEIDKLKQELQKRTNRDVYIDIQEVHKPELDAQLVSESIALQLEKRVGFRRAMRKAVDSAQRFGCKGIKVRVGGRLNGAEIARTEWYLQGRLPLHTLRADIDFGFSEARTTYGVIGVKVWIYRGEVFSQKKREPQVAAGAF, encoded by the coding sequence ATGGGACAGAAAGTCCATCCTTATGGGTTCCGCCTCGGCGTGATCAAGCCGTGGAAGTCGCGCTGGTTCGTGGAGCGTGATTACGACAAGCTGTTGCTCGAAGACATGAAGCTGAAGAACGAGCTGAAGGACAAGCTCAAGTCGGCAGGTGTCAGCTCGGTGGAAATCGAGCGTCCGGGCAACAAGCTGCGCATCATCATCCGCACCGCGCGTCCGGGCATCATCATCGGCCGCAAGGGAACGGAAATCGACAAGCTGAAGCAGGAGCTCCAGAAGCGCACGAACCGCGATGTCTACATCGACATCCAGGAAGTGCACAAGCCGGAGCTCGATGCCCAGCTGGTGTCGGAATCGATCGCGCTGCAACTCGAGAAGCGCGTAGGCTTCCGCCGCGCCATGCGCAAGGCCGTTGACTCGGCGCAGCGCTTCGGCTGCAAAGGTATCAAGGTCCGTGTGGGCGGCCGCCTGAACGGCGCCGAAATCGCTCGTACCGAGTGGTACCTCCAGGGACGCCTGCCGCTGCACACGTTGCGTGCCGACATCGACTTCGGTTTCTCCGAAGCGCGCACCACGTATGGCGTGATCGGCGTAAAGGTGTGGATCTATCGCGGTGAAGTGTTCTCGCAGAAAAAGCGGGAGCCGCAGGTCGCCGCCGGAGCATTTTAA
- the rplN gene encoding 50S ribosomal protein L14: MAVMMRTMLEVADNSGARKLQMILPLGGQTGLVAGLGDVITAAVKESAPEGQVKKGTVVKAVIVRTRKESRRKDGTYIRFDSNAAVLINADGEPVGTRVFGPVARELREKKFLKIVSLAPEVL; encoded by the coding sequence ATGGCAGTAATGATGCGAACCATGCTGGAAGTGGCCGATAACTCCGGCGCGCGGAAGCTGCAGATGATTTTGCCGTTGGGCGGGCAAACCGGACTCGTCGCCGGACTTGGTGACGTGATCACGGCGGCCGTGAAGGAATCGGCGCCCGAAGGGCAGGTCAAGAAGGGCACCGTTGTGAAGGCCGTGATCGTGCGTACTCGCAAGGAATCGCGCCGCAAGGATGGCACCTATATCCGCTTCGATTCGAATGCGGCGGTGCTCATCAACGCGGATGGCGAACCGGTCGGAACGCGCGTGTTTGGCCCGGTCGCTCGCGAACTGCGCGAGAAGAAGTTTTTGAAAATAGTCTCGTTGGCCCCGGAAGTACTTTAA
- a CDS encoding type Z 30S ribosomal protein S14, giving the protein MATTAKRVKDAKKPKFSSRQHNRCKMCGRPRGYLRKFGICRLCFRLLALRGEIPGVSKSSW; this is encoded by the coding sequence ATGGCTACAACAGCAAAACGAGTAAAGGACGCCAAGAAGCCGAAGTTCTCTTCGCGGCAGCATAACCGTTGCAAGATGTGTGGACGCCCTCGCGGATATCTCCGCAAGTTTGGCATCTGCCGCCTCTGCTTCCGCCTGCTGGCGCTTCGTGGAGAAATTCCAGGCGTTTCGAAGTCGTCCTGGTAA